A section of the Eublepharis macularius isolate TG4126 chromosome 1, MPM_Emac_v1.0, whole genome shotgun sequence genome encodes:
- the EDARADD gene encoding ectodysplasin-A receptor-associated adapter protein translates to MASPGEPLPEGLVAKEPVEDTDPSTLSLEETEKYPIQDTGLPKVEKYQTEKVTLEKASINIRSLTSDSGLIQQPEEDDDDNQGSTGGSFTALKKSYTENGTCSFCNSRQPIISDLLNDEDLLYILRIKLDPSHPTVKNWRNFANKWGMTYDELCFLEQKQQSPTLEFLLRNSDRTVEQLIDLCKLYRRADVEKMLLNWVEKEWPKRGHGTYQNNF, encoded by the exons ATGGCTTCTCCCGGGGAGCCTCTGCCTGAAG GTCTTGTAGCAAAAGAACCCGTGGAAGATACTGACCCTAGCACTTTATCTTTGGAAGAA ACAGAAAAATATCCTATTCAAGACACAGGGTTACCAAAAG TTGAGAAATACCAAACTGAAAAAGTGACATTGGAAAAAGCATCTATTAACATTCGGAGCCTAACATCAGATTCAGGCCTGATACAACAG CCAGAagaggatgatgatgataaccAAGGTAGTACTGGTGGATCATTCACAG CTCTCAAGAAATCATACACAGAAAATGGCACCTGCTCCTTCTGTAACTCTCGCCAACCAATCATCAGTGATTTGCTCAATGATGAGGACTTGTTGTATATTTTGAGGATAAAGTTGGATCCCTCCCACCCAACAGTGAAAAACTGGAGAAATTTTGCAAACAAATGGGGAATGACCTATGATGAATTGTGCTTCCTGGAACAAAAACAACAGAGTCCCACCTTGGAATTTTTGCTGCGGAACAGTGACAGGACTGTGGAGCAGCTGATTGATCTATGTAAATTATACCGAAGAGCTGATGTTGAAAAAATGCTACTGAATTGGGTGGAGAAAGAATGGCCAAAGAGAGGCCATGGAACCTATCAGAATAACTTCTAA
- the LGALS8 gene encoding galectin-8, translated as MMSLDKLQKTINNPVIPYTGTILGGLLPLDVVVVRGFVPEDADRFQVDFQCGNSVKPRADVAFHFNPRFKRSGCIVCNTLLQERWGSEEITYAMPFEKGKSFEIVFMVLLDKFQVAINGKHVLLYKHRIDLGKIDTLGLYGKVQVQMIGFISNNSLQGSQPSLLGATKEKAGNEKRPGRSQFVIPYVAQLNSAVEPGQTIVIKGEVNENPNSFAINLKPSETSDIALHLNPRIKAKVFVRNSYLHDSWGEEEKSISHFPFCPGMYFELIIFCDAVQYKVAVNGVHTLEYKHRFKQLDKINILEICGDIQLLDVRSW; from the exons ATGATGTCATTGGACAAACTACAGAAGACGATAAACAACCCG GTTATTCCATATACTGGGACTATCCTTGGTGGCCTTCTTCCCCTAGATGTAGTGGTAGTGCGGGGATTTGTTCCAGAAGATGCAGATAG GTTCCAGGTAGACTTCCAGTGTGGGAATAGCGTGAAACCTCGTGCTGACGTTGCCTTTCATTTTAACCCCCGGTTCAAAAGGTCTGGTTGCATTGTTTGCAACACCCTGCTGCAAGAAAGATGGGGCTCGGAAGAGATTACGTATGCAatgccttttgaaaaaggaaagtcATTTGAGATTGTTTTTATGGTGCTGCTTGATAAATTCCAG GTTGCCATAAATGGAAAACATGTGTTGCTCTACAAGCATAGAATTGATCTTGGAAAAATAGACACGCTTGGGTTATATGGAAAAGTACAAGTCCAGATGATTGGTTTTATTTCAAATAAT TCTTTGCAAGGCTCTCAGCCATCCTTACTAGGGGCAACCAAGGAAAAGGCAGGAAAT gAAAAAAGACCTGGGAGATCACAGTTT GTAATTCCTTACGTTGCACAACTTAATTCTGCGGTTGAGCCTGGGCAAACCATTGTCATTAAAGGAGAAGTTAATGAAAATCCAAATAG ttTTGCCATAAACCTTAAACCCAGTGAGACATCAGATATTGCTCTGCATCTGAATCCTCGAATAAAAGCTAAAGTTTTTGTGAGGAATTCCTACCTGCATGATAGTtggggagaagaagaaaagagcATCAGTCACTTCCCTTTCTGTCCAGGAATGTATTTTGAG CTGATAATATTCTGTGATGCTGTTCAGTACAAAGTTGCTGTGAATGGTGTGCATACTCTGGAGTACAAGCATCGATTCAAACAACTTGACAAGATTAACATATTGGAAATCTGTGGAGATATTCAACTGCTGGATGTGAGGAGCTGGTAG